The following proteins are encoded in a genomic region of Lentilitoribacter sp. Alg239-R112:
- a CDS encoding reductive dehalogenase domain-containing protein, with protein sequence MKYFSDKKRPVHLGPYPLERLSRTNNISNIANLPKFEQMRFLDEKNPENIVNAMGEAQAMLDAIRDGLINKAQATVPDDLDERANHLKAFGYFSDVAMSATCAFTPQMMLKNSCHNPDIDALAQKLRTDQTKSLASGIDVIMADLRDAMNAPPKSMDSHKHALVFVVEHPREVRDEEPGNTWLKGAGPARSALRAMELAVVLAQYIRLLGYDARAHSHTTTDIDLHHLAAASGLATIEGDELVNPYLGQDFSIAVVTTEFEFSHDKPLVPLKDQPRSKTHGFAWQWGVGTAKSARNIDPYAKRRFVDGAHPFETLKRVEHPTTYIDESRVPRVPKRTDMFARSLFGDMGKRNQNASRNGQYVRKSAPSMAQRRALGAFVLLQDGRPNPTQTNETANALRNAENIKAMSYFLGVDATGISRCPEWTWYSHDATGEPITPPHDQAISMVIDQGYETMEGASGDDWIAVSQSMRAYLRFSILGSIVAKQIRRLGYKAKAHTVMDGEVLQPPLLLLSGLGEVSRIGEVILNPFLGPRLKSGVVTTNMPMTHDKPISFGLQQFCESCNKCARECPSGAITAGPKLMFNGYETWKSDSQKCTTYRITNLGGAMCGRCMKTCPWNLEGIFAEAPFRWAAMNIPKAAPMLAKLDDAVGNGERNVIKKWWWDLEIQDDGAYRPTRHQVNERDLQKNLDLKFKDQTLAVYPANLAPHPWPFPFPMDREKGIEAYQAMITAKQYKTRLAQGDTYGLAHEYKIEGDAPVIRVEITKAVQMSQGITKYEFSTLDGSPLPEWQAGAHLDIVVAPEFLRQYSMSGDPTDRSKYQIGVLREDQGRGGSQLLHRIFTKGRKIFISKPINHFPLDETARKTFLMGGGIGITPMIAMAHRLHTIGANFAVHYSCSSRANAGFLEDLAQFPWHEKVKLHFSDEHTRADLNEILGGYQTGDHVYTCGPEPYMKSVIEAAERAGFNEEEQHIEYFNVPELPEYENYPFKVKLAKSGRELDIPTDKSVTDILAQNGINVDVKCSDGICGVCKCGLISGEVEHRDFVLSKKQRKDAIILCQSRAAKADTTIEIDL encoded by the coding sequence TTGAAATATTTTTCTGATAAAAAACGTCCTGTACACCTTGGCCCCTACCCATTGGAGCGCCTATCACGTACCAACAATATTTCGAACATAGCCAACCTTCCCAAATTCGAGCAAATGCGCTTTCTGGATGAAAAAAATCCGGAAAATATTGTCAATGCTATGGGCGAGGCGCAAGCCATGCTGGATGCCATTCGCGATGGCTTGATAAACAAAGCCCAGGCGACCGTTCCCGACGATCTTGATGAACGTGCCAATCATCTCAAAGCATTTGGATATTTTTCAGATGTAGCGATGTCTGCGACTTGCGCTTTCACACCTCAAATGATGTTGAAAAATTCGTGTCACAATCCCGATATAGATGCTCTAGCGCAGAAATTACGTACAGATCAAACGAAGTCTCTGGCATCGGGTATTGATGTCATTATGGCAGACCTACGTGATGCGATGAATGCACCACCAAAAAGCATGGATAGTCACAAACATGCACTTGTTTTTGTTGTCGAACATCCGCGTGAAGTTCGCGATGAGGAACCGGGAAACACATGGTTGAAGGGCGCAGGGCCAGCACGTTCAGCATTGCGCGCCATGGAACTTGCGGTTGTACTTGCGCAATATATCCGCTTATTGGGTTATGATGCGCGCGCGCACAGCCATACAACAACAGATATAGATCTTCATCATTTAGCCGCCGCTTCAGGGCTTGCAACAATTGAAGGTGATGAACTGGTTAATCCCTATTTAGGTCAAGACTTTTCCATTGCAGTGGTAACAACAGAATTTGAGTTTTCTCATGATAAACCTCTGGTCCCTTTAAAGGATCAACCGAGATCCAAAACACATGGCTTTGCGTGGCAATGGGGGGTAGGCACCGCCAAAAGCGCCCGAAATATTGACCCCTATGCAAAACGGCGTTTTGTGGATGGTGCGCATCCATTTGAAACGCTAAAGCGGGTTGAACACCCTACGACCTACATCGACGAAAGCCGTGTTCCTCGCGTCCCGAAACGCACCGATATGTTTGCGCGCTCGTTATTTGGCGACATGGGAAAACGCAATCAAAACGCGTCACGCAACGGGCAATATGTGCGAAAATCAGCCCCCTCGATGGCACAACGGCGAGCACTTGGTGCGTTTGTTTTGCTTCAGGACGGGCGACCTAATCCCACCCAAACAAATGAAACCGCCAATGCATTGCGCAATGCTGAAAACATTAAAGCTATGTCGTATTTCTTAGGTGTTGATGCAACAGGGATTTCGCGATGTCCTGAATGGACCTGGTATTCACACGATGCCACGGGTGAACCAATCACCCCACCACATGATCAAGCCATTTCAATGGTTATTGATCAAGGCTACGAGACCATGGAGGGCGCCTCAGGAGATGACTGGATCGCTGTATCTCAATCAATGCGTGCCTATTTGCGTTTTTCTATTTTGGGCAGCATTGTTGCCAAGCAAATTCGACGCCTTGGTTATAAAGCAAAAGCGCATACAGTTATGGACGGAGAGGTGCTCCAACCGCCGCTTTTGCTACTCTCCGGCCTTGGCGAAGTTAGCCGGATTGGCGAAGTTATTCTCAATCCATTCCTTGGCCCACGTTTGAAGTCAGGCGTTGTTACCACCAATATGCCAATGACGCATGACAAACCAATTTCATTTGGGTTGCAACAGTTCTGCGAAAGCTGCAACAAATGCGCGCGCGAATGCCCGTCTGGGGCCATTACCGCTGGGCCAAAATTGATGTTCAATGGTTATGAAACTTGGAAATCCGATAGCCAAAAATGCACGACCTATCGCATCACAAACCTAGGTGGGGCAATGTGCGGTCGTTGCATGAAAACCTGCCCCTGGAACCTCGAAGGTATTTTTGCTGAAGCTCCGTTTCGTTGGGCCGCAATGAACATTCCAAAAGCTGCACCCATGCTTGCAAAATTGGATGATGCCGTGGGTAATGGTGAACGCAATGTAATCAAAAAATGGTGGTGGGATCTCGAAATTCAGGATGATGGCGCCTATCGCCCCACCCGACATCAGGTAAATGAGCGCGATCTTCAAAAGAATCTGGATCTCAAGTTCAAAGATCAAACACTGGCAGTCTATCCTGCTAATCTTGCCCCTCATCCTTGGCCATTTCCGTTTCCAATGGATCGAGAAAAGGGGATAGAAGCCTATCAAGCCATGATTACCGCCAAGCAGTATAAAACGCGCCTTGCGCAAGGCGATACGTATGGTTTGGCACATGAATATAAAATTGAGGGGGACGCACCGGTAATCCGAGTGGAGATCACAAAAGCCGTACAAATGAGCCAAGGTATCACCAAGTACGAATTTTCAACATTGGATGGATCACCGCTTCCGGAATGGCAAGCAGGCGCACATCTGGACATCGTGGTCGCACCAGAGTTCCTGCGCCAATATTCCATGTCGGGCGACCCAACTGATAGAAGCAAATACCAAATTGGCGTGTTGCGAGAAGACCAGGGTCGAGGTGGCTCACAGCTTTTACATCGTATTTTCACCAAAGGACGCAAGATATTTATCTCAAAACCCATCAACCATTTTCCACTTGATGAAACAGCTCGAAAAACATTCTTAATGGGCGGCGGCATTGGCATCACGCCGATGATCGCAATGGCTCATCGTCTACATACCATTGGGGCAAACTTCGCTGTGCATTATTCATGTTCATCTCGCGCAAATGCTGGCTTCTTAGAAGACCTTGCACAATTTCCTTGGCACGAGAAAGTGAAACTGCACTTTAGCGACGAACATACTCGCGCAGACCTGAATGAAATTTTGGGTGGATACCAAACCGGTGATCATGTGTATACTTGCGGGCCTGAGCCTTATATGAAGTCCGTCATAGAGGCGGCAGAACGTGCTGGCTTTAATGAAGAAGAACAGCATATTGAATATTTCAATGTCCCCGAATTACCAGAATATGAGAACTATCCATTCAAGGTAAAATTAGCAAAAAGTGGGCGAGAACTTGATATTCCGACGGATAAATCTGTAACAGATATTCTTGCTCAGAACGGCATAAATGTGGATGTGAAATGTTCAGACGGAATTTGCGGTGTTTGTAAATGTGGCCTGATTAGTGGAGAGGTCGAGCACAGAGATTTTGTACTGTCAAAAAAACAACGAAAAGACGCTATTATTTTATGTCAATCTCGTGCGGCCAAAGCAGATACCACTATAGAAATCGACCTTTGA
- the paaZ gene encoding phenylacetic acid degradation bifunctional protein PaaZ, with protein MTLQDVQSFAHGKWIPVGKGARSIENAVTGEVFAQAGNADLDVQAMLDHARDVGGPALRKMTFHDRARMLKALALHLGKHKQALYDMSFASGATQSDHLIDIDGGIGTMFVFASKGRREMPDAHVYLDGEVEQLSRNGTFLGQHICTPLQGVAVHINAFNFPVWGMLEKLAPTLLAGVPAIVKPATATCYITELAVRIMLDSGILPAGSLQLVSGGLGDMLDRLTCQDVVGFTGSAWTAGKLRSMPHILENSIRFVAEQDSLNSSILGPDAKPGTPEFDLFIKEVQREMTTKAGQKCTAIRRIFAPKQHVEAAIEALSARLEKTLIGDPSNEATRMGALVSNDQKRDVLQKVDIIAKEAERVFGNPNSFEVSGADAAKGAFLPPMLFHCADPNKAERIHDTEAFGPVSTIMGYDNLDHAIQLVNRGQGSLVASVITHDPEVAKNVALGAGAFHGRLYFNNRDSMKESTGHGSPLPHMVHGGPGRAGGGEELGGVRGVTHYMQRTAVQGSPDILSAIGNVWVPGSVEKKAPAHPFTRTFHELEIGETIHTAPRTITIEDIEHFASFTGDTFYAHMNEEAAKRNPFFPGRVAHGYLLLSFAAGLFVEPNEGPVLANTGLDSLRFMKPVEAGDDIQVRLSVKKKTPRNDEYGEVRWHVTLTNQDKDLVAEYELLTMNAYEV; from the coding sequence ATGACACTTCAAGATGTACAATCCTTTGCCCACGGCAAATGGATACCGGTCGGAAAAGGCGCGCGCAGCATTGAAAATGCGGTCACCGGAGAGGTCTTCGCACAAGCGGGTAATGCCGATCTTGATGTACAAGCTATGCTTGACCATGCACGCGATGTGGGCGGGCCTGCATTACGCAAAATGACTTTTCATGATAGAGCACGAATGCTCAAAGCGTTGGCGCTTCACTTAGGCAAACATAAACAAGCACTTTACGACATGTCATTTGCATCGGGTGCAACACAATCCGATCATCTCATTGATATTGATGGGGGCATCGGCACTATGTTTGTTTTTGCGTCCAAAGGGCGTCGGGAAATGCCAGATGCGCATGTTTATCTTGATGGTGAGGTTGAACAGCTTAGCCGCAATGGCACATTTTTGGGGCAACATATATGCACGCCTCTGCAAGGTGTTGCGGTGCATATTAATGCATTTAACTTTCCCGTTTGGGGCATGTTGGAGAAGCTGGCTCCGACCCTGCTTGCAGGTGTTCCTGCGATTGTAAAGCCAGCAACAGCGACCTGTTATATTACCGAATTAGCGGTACGCATTATGCTGGACAGTGGCATATTGCCAGCGGGCAGTTTGCAACTTGTGTCAGGCGGGTTGGGCGATATGCTTGATCGATTGACATGCCAAGATGTTGTCGGGTTCACCGGCTCTGCGTGGACGGCAGGGAAGCTGCGCTCCATGCCACATATTTTGGAAAATTCAATTCGCTTTGTTGCAGAGCAGGACAGTCTGAATTCTTCGATTCTTGGCCCTGATGCCAAACCGGGAACACCTGAATTTGATCTCTTTATCAAAGAAGTTCAACGGGAAATGACGACAAAGGCTGGGCAGAAATGTACAGCTATTCGCCGTATCTTTGCACCAAAGCAACATGTGGAGGCTGCCATTGAGGCACTTTCTGCGCGTTTGGAGAAAACGCTGATCGGAGATCCCTCGAATGAAGCGACACGCATGGGTGCACTCGTATCCAACGATCAAAAACGTGATGTACTACAGAAGGTAGATATCATTGCGAAGGAAGCCGAGCGGGTTTTTGGAAACCCTAACAGTTTCGAGGTGAGCGGTGCTGATGCTGCAAAGGGTGCATTCTTGCCGCCTATGCTGTTTCATTGTGCTGATCCCAACAAGGCAGAGCGCATTCATGATACGGAAGCGTTTGGTCCTGTTTCAACTATCATGGGATATGATAATCTTGATCACGCAATCCAATTGGTCAATCGTGGGCAAGGTAGTTTGGTTGCTTCCGTGATTACCCATGATCCAGAAGTTGCCAAAAATGTTGCTCTTGGCGCAGGTGCATTTCATGGCCGTCTTTATTTTAATAATCGAGACAGTATGAAAGAAAGCACAGGGCATGGCTCTCCATTGCCTCATATGGTTCACGGTGGTCCGGGCCGTGCTGGTGGTGGCGAAGAATTGGGTGGTGTGCGCGGTGTGACACATTACATGCAACGCACAGCGGTTCAGGGTTCGCCAGATATTTTATCCGCCATCGGTAATGTTTGGGTTCCAGGCTCAGTTGAGAAAAAAGCGCCTGCGCATCCGTTCACACGGACTTTTCATGAGTTGGAAATTGGTGAAACAATTCACACAGCACCGCGAACCATTACTATTGAAGATATTGAGCATTTTGCCAGCTTCACCGGCGATACGTTCTACGCTCATATGAATGAAGAAGCAGCCAAACGAAACCCATTTTTCCCCGGTCGGGTTGCGCATGGTTACTTGCTTTTAAGTTTTGCAGCTGGATTGTTTGTGGAACCAAATGAAGGACCCGTGCTGGCAAATACGGGACTGGATAGTCTGCGTTTTATGAAACCGGTTGAGGCTGGTGATGACATTCAAGTACGCTTGAGTGTAAAGAAAAAAACACCGCGCAATGATGAATATGGTGAGGTACGCTGGCATGTAACGCTGACCAATCAGGATAAGGATTTAGTTGCGGAGTATGAGCTTTTGACCATGAATGCCTACGAGGTTTGA
- a CDS encoding ABC transporter substrate-binding protein, which translates to MTTFRKTIVGAIAAGLIATSAYANDTKSIAISTIVEVPALIAARDGILAALAERGYVEGETLKVDYQNANGSMPTQQQIAKKFVGNAPDVIVPITTPTAQSMIGATSDIPIVFAMVTDPIGAQLITRYKQPGANVTGVSDAAPIEPQLDLMREYIPDLKKIGFIYNPGLDNALATLATIKKHAEPRGFTIVESPSPTTNEVILATKKLIGEVDAIYVPNDTTVVAALEAIIKIGEDVDLPVFVGETSAVERGAIASIGFDYLAVGKVAGEMVADVLDGKAVGDIDAAIAYQISDRLIVAVNKGAAERMGVATPDAALSRATLITE; encoded by the coding sequence ATGACAACTTTTAGGAAGACGATCGTGGGGGCAATCGCCGCTGGATTGATCGCAACATCAGCTTATGCAAATGATACTAAATCCATAGCGATTTCAACAATTGTAGAAGTGCCTGCGCTTATTGCTGCTCGAGATGGTATTCTCGCAGCTCTTGCGGAGCGGGGTTATGTGGAAGGTGAAACTCTGAAAGTTGATTATCAGAATGCAAATGGCAGTATGCCAACCCAACAGCAAATTGCTAAGAAGTTTGTTGGCAATGCGCCAGATGTTATTGTGCCAATTACCACACCAACTGCGCAATCAATGATCGGTGCCACGTCTGATATTCCGATTGTGTTTGCCATGGTTACTGATCCGATTGGTGCACAATTAATCACGCGTTATAAGCAACCGGGAGCCAATGTAACTGGTGTATCTGATGCGGCACCTATTGAGCCTCAGCTTGATTTGATGCGCGAATATATTCCAGATCTGAAAAAAATAGGATTTATTTATAATCCCGGTCTTGATAATGCGCTGGCCACTCTTGCAACAATTAAGAAGCATGCAGAACCACGCGGATTTACCATTGTTGAATCCCCTTCGCCGACAACTAACGAAGTTATATTGGCTACAAAAAAGCTGATTGGCGAAGTCGATGCAATTTATGTACCTAATGATACAACGGTTGTTGCTGCGCTTGAGGCAATTATCAAGATTGGGGAAGATGTCGACCTGCCAGTCTTTGTTGGTGAAACAAGTGCCGTAGAACGTGGTGCTATTGCATCTATCGGCTTTGATTATCTTGCTGTTGGCAAGGTGGCGGGCGAAATGGTTGCAGATGTGTTGGATGGTAAGGCTGTTGGAGATATCGATGCGGCTATTGCTTACCAAATCTCTGATAGATTAATTGTTGCGGTTAACAAGGGCGCGGCGGAGCGAATGGGTGTTGCAACCCCAGACGCTGCCCTATCTAGAGCAACTTTGATCACTGAGTAA
- a CDS encoding IclR family transcriptional regulator, protein MEVKSDPSAGVALLVKAFTVLDMFQVDRPTWSQAELVRATKLNRSTVNRLVRFLASTGYLTQIASTGRYSLGLASIELGIRASDGFELKSVSQKEMARLADAIQETVLLSAYDASRSVAVCIDQIVGKNEGLRVYERIGSTFPLHAGAAPKVILAYLPEVEQSKYLSGELQRFTNKTIIDVDDINKQLKEARTLGYCISWEETFVGTVGYAAPILGVNGAVIGSFGVSLPISSATTKISNNIITQLVSSASTVTKLLHGSIGSDI, encoded by the coding sequence ATGGAAGTCAAGTCAGATCCTTCAGCCGGTGTGGCTTTGCTCGTGAAAGCTTTTACAGTTCTCGACATGTTTCAAGTTGATCGTCCAACTTGGTCCCAAGCCGAATTAGTCCGAGCAACGAAGCTCAATCGTTCTACTGTAAATCGTCTTGTCCGATTTCTGGCAAGTACCGGTTATTTAACACAGATAGCATCTACAGGCAGGTACTCGCTGGGTTTGGCCTCGATTGAATTGGGCATAAGGGCCAGCGATGGGTTCGAATTAAAATCCGTTTCTCAGAAAGAAATGGCACGTTTAGCAGATGCAATTCAAGAGACCGTTTTACTCAGTGCATATGATGCATCGAGATCCGTTGCGGTTTGTATTGATCAGATTGTCGGCAAAAATGAAGGACTGCGCGTGTATGAACGAATAGGCTCTACTTTTCCTCTTCACGCCGGAGCAGCACCAAAAGTTATCTTGGCCTATTTACCTGAGGTAGAACAAAGCAAATACCTATCGGGTGAGCTACAACGTTTTACCAATAAAACCATCATCGATGTTGATGATATTAATAAACAACTCAAAGAAGCTCGAACCCTAGGATATTGTATTTCCTGGGAAGAAACGTTTGTTGGAACAGTCGGCTATGCGGCACCAATCCTTGGAGTAAATGGCGCTGTAATTGGTAGCTTTGGTGTGTCCTTACCAATTTCGAGCGCCACTACAAAAATATCAAATAATATAATCACTCAATTGGTATCTTCTGCATCGACCGTTACTAAGCTTTTACATGGTTCAATTGGTTCTGATATATAA
- a CDS encoding ABC transporter ATP-binding protein: MINLSDIDVTFGKNTPLETRALRGVDLNIPKGQFLTIIGSNGAGKSTSLNVISGLAKAERGRVEVDGQDVTSWPVHKRSAMLSRVFQDPKMGTCEDLSILENFALAYGRTNHRGMRFAVTPQMRDETVEKVKVLGLGLEDRLNDKVGLLSGGQRQAVSLLMAATGDTKVLLLDEHTAALDPKTADFVLDLTRTIIHDLELTAVMVTHSMAQALNTGERTVMFHQGKIIFDIAGVERDKLEVKDLLDLFRKQQGEELADDSLLLD; the protein is encoded by the coding sequence ATGATCAATCTATCGGATATAGACGTCACTTTTGGCAAAAACACTCCGCTTGAGACGCGTGCGCTGCGCGGTGTTGATCTGAATATTCCTAAAGGGCAGTTCCTAACAATTATTGGCTCCAATGGTGCCGGAAAGTCAACGAGCCTTAACGTTATCTCTGGTCTTGCAAAAGCAGAAAGAGGTCGCGTTGAAGTCGATGGGCAAGATGTTACCAGTTGGCCAGTTCATAAACGCTCGGCAATGTTATCGCGGGTATTCCAAGACCCAAAGATGGGAACTTGCGAGGATTTATCGATATTGGAAAACTTTGCATTAGCCTATGGCCGTACAAACCACCGCGGTATGCGGTTTGCTGTGACGCCACAGATGCGTGATGAAACGGTTGAAAAGGTCAAAGTGCTTGGTCTCGGGCTTGAAGATCGCCTTAATGATAAAGTTGGCCTGCTCTCCGGCGGACAGCGGCAAGCGGTTAGTCTATTGATGGCGGCTACAGGTGATACAAAAGTTCTATTATTGGATGAACATACTGCGGCACTTGATCCCAAAACAGCTGACTTTGTGTTGGATTTAACCCGTACCATTATTCATGATCTGGAATTAACAGCAGTTATGGTGACCCATTCCATGGCACAGGCATTGAACACGGGTGAACGTACGGTGATGTTCCACCAGGGGAAAATTATTTTTGATATTGCCGGAGTCGAACGAGACAAACTTGAAGTTAAGGACTTACTTGATTTGTTCCGAAAACAGCAGGGCGAAGAACTCGCTGATGACTCACTTTTACTGGATTGA
- a CDS encoding ABC transporter permease, whose protein sequence is MSLYELLGTLETGLIFGIVALGAYLTFQILDFPDLTVEGSFPLGAAVAAILMVGAEWNPWLATLGGGFAGFIAGFITAWLNVRFNILHILAGILVGISLYSINLRIMGGPNEPLLRVDTVFTSLEIFGIPGYIINPIFLGVFVLGVKLSLDAFLATGWGISMRASGANPAMAEANGVNVGHMKLYGVGVANGLTAIAGALFAQSFGAADAYMGIGVIIVGLASVIVGMSILPSGTIFLATFACVIGAILYRLAVAFALNADFIGFHASDVQLVTAVLVAVALIAQQSGSLKSLFKRGEK, encoded by the coding sequence ATGTCATTATACGAACTTCTGGGTACGCTTGAAACCGGATTAATCTTTGGGATCGTCGCGTTAGGCGCCTATCTGACATTTCAAATCCTTGATTTTCCAGACTTGACGGTTGAAGGTAGCTTTCCTTTAGGTGCAGCGGTTGCTGCAATCTTGATGGTTGGAGCAGAATGGAACCCTTGGCTTGCCACGCTTGGTGGTGGTTTTGCAGGTTTTATTGCCGGTTTTATCACTGCATGGCTGAACGTGCGCTTTAATATTCTTCATATTTTGGCTGGGATACTTGTAGGTATCTCGCTGTACTCCATAAATTTACGCATTATGGGTGGACCAAATGAACCCCTGTTGCGTGTAGATACGGTATTTACCTCTCTGGAGATTTTTGGCATTCCCGGCTATATTATTAACCCGATATTTCTGGGTGTCTTTGTCTTGGGGGTTAAGCTGTCGCTTGATGCTTTTCTGGCGACAGGTTGGGGCATATCCATGCGTGCTTCCGGTGCAAATCCTGCGATGGCAGAAGCCAACGGGGTAAATGTTGGTCACATGAAACTATACGGTGTTGGTGTTGCGAATGGGCTGACCGCAATTGCGGGGGCGTTGTTTGCTCAGTCATTTGGCGCAGCCGATGCATATATGGGTATTGGCGTGATCATCGTTGGATTAGCGTCCGTGATTGTGGGCATGTCTATTCTGCCGTCGGGGACTATTTTTCTTGCTACATTCGCCTGTGTTATCGGTGCTATTCTTTATCGCCTAGCTGTTGCATTTGCTCTGAATGCTGATTTCATTGGGTTTCATGCCTCAGATGTACAGCTTGTAACTGCGGTTCTGGTCGCCGTTGCTCTTATTGCGCAACAAAGCGGGTCATTAAAATCCTTGTTTAAACGAGGGGAAAAATAA
- a CDS encoding alkylhydroperoxidase has product MTWIKYIPFEEATGRLKAIYDKYKRANDTIANIITAHSIRPHMLEGHMAFYRSVIGHGSNELPLWFLEAVGVYVSAINKCGYCIEHHSHFGGLAYDGTAENWANMTETLLDDCPEKAFDGKYLVLLGYAKALTVDPSLLNENDIANLRAAGADDGEILEVNQVTGYFSYANRTVLGLGITLANEVHAH; this is encoded by the coding sequence TTGACTTGGATAAAATATATTCCCTTTGAGGAGGCTACTGGTCGGCTTAAAGCTATTTATGATAAATACAAACGTGCAAATGATACGATTGCAAATATCATTACAGCGCATTCGATACGACCCCATATGCTTGAAGGCCACATGGCATTCTACCGCTCGGTGATCGGACATGGCTCAAATGAATTACCTTTGTGGTTTCTTGAAGCTGTTGGCGTTTATGTCAGCGCGATAAATAAATGCGGATATTGTATTGAGCATCATAGTCATTTTGGCGGCCTAGCCTATGATGGGACGGCTGAGAACTGGGCAAATATGACAGAAACATTACTGGATGATTGCCCAGAGAAGGCATTTGATGGCAAATACCTTGTGCTGTTGGGCTATGCAAAAGCACTGACTGTTGATCCATCTTTACTGAACGAAAACGATATCGCTAATCTCAGAGCTGCTGGTGCTGATGATGGCGAAATTCTGGAAGTAAATCAGGTCACCGGTTATTTTTCCTATGCCAATCGCACCGTTTTGGGGTTGGGTATTACGCTAGCTAACGAAGTACACGCTCATTGA
- a CDS encoding peroxidase-related enzyme (This protein belongs to a clade of uncharacterized proteins related to peroxidases such as the alkylhydroperoxidase AhpD.), whose product MPWIDTIPYDEADAKLKRLYDRVKGPDNNVDNIMMMHSLRPHSMEGHMAIYKYVLHHSGNTIPKWFLECLGVWVSFLNECDYCVEHHFGGLKRLLNDDAKSAGIRAAIEARTIDQAPLDKAQKVAMEYARQLTRDAGGMNENIIHRLREVGYSDGEILEINQVSAYFGYANRTVLGLGCSTKGDIIGLSPNNSNDPDDWNHS is encoded by the coding sequence ATGCCTTGGATTGATACCATTCCCTACGATGAGGCCGATGCAAAACTAAAACGGCTATATGATCGGGTTAAAGGGCCAGATAATAATGTCGATAACATCATGATGATGCATAGTTTGCGTCCGCATTCGATGGAAGGGCATATGGCTATTTATAAATATGTTCTCCACCATTCAGGTAATACAATACCGAAGTGGTTTCTGGAATGCCTCGGGGTTTGGGTATCCTTTCTGAATGAATGCGATTATTGCGTTGAGCATCACTTTGGTGGCCTTAAACGATTGTTGAACGATGATGCAAAGTCTGCTGGTATTCGAGCGGCAATTGAAGCCCGTACCATTGATCAGGCACCTCTTGATAAGGCCCAGAAAGTGGCAATGGAATATGCTCGCCAACTAACTCGTGATGCAGGCGGTATGAATGAAAACATCATCCACCGTCTCCGTGAAGTTGGGTATAGTGACGGCGAAATTCTCGAAATTAATCAGGTGAGTGCTTATTTTGGCTATGCCAATCGCACTGTTTTGGGACTGGGCTGTTCAACCAAGGGCGACATAATCGGTTTGTCGCCTAATAATTCCAACGATCCGGATGATTGGAACCATAGCTGA
- a CDS encoding MarR family transcriptional regulator: MSEEFTLHNRVGFKVTLLARIMEARLEKQLSQHGVTRLMWCVLRGAGMENVNTPSGLAEYICIARPAISRLLKDMEKRGYVERSGIEGDKRLTEVTLTELGIEKMKTCHVLVRELNGHFTDKLDPETFDILMAAIDKMTEGENVNLMRL; encoded by the coding sequence TTGTCTGAAGAATTCACATTGCATAATCGCGTTGGTTTTAAAGTCACACTTTTAGCCCGAATTATGGAAGCAAGGCTTGAAAAACAATTGTCACAACATGGTGTTACCCGTTTAATGTGGTGTGTATTGCGCGGAGCAGGCATGGAAAATGTAAACACACCTTCAGGCCTTGCCGAATATATATGCATAGCAAGGCCCGCCATATCGCGTCTGTTAAAGGATATGGAAAAACGCGGATATGTGGAACGAAGCGGTATTGAAGGTGACAAACGGCTCACTGAAGTTACACTTACAGAGTTAGGCATTGAAAAAATGAAAACATGCCATGTATTGGTCCGAGAACTAAACGGGCATTTTACAGATAAACTTGACCCAGAAACCTTTGACATATTGATGGCGGCAATCGACAAAATGACAGAAGGTGAAAACGTTAATCTGATGCGTCTGTAA